The Vibrio nitrifigilis genome window below encodes:
- the nagE gene encoding N-acetylglucosamine-specific PTS transporter subunit IIBC, with product MNILGYAQKLGKALMLPIATLPVAALLLRLGQGDLLDIPFMANAGGAIFDHLPLLFGLGIAVGLSVDGAGAAGIAGAVAYFVVTATAKTIDDSINMSFFGGIFAGIIAGHSYNAFYKTSLPQWLAFFAGKRLVPIMAGLFSLIAGAILGVIWPPIQGGLDALAHAISSSGSIGQFAYGVLNRALIPVGLHHVLNSYFWFGMGSCQEVVVHGAHAAAKALPSLTKLCVDPSIAKSLVVGDMHTFQFKNVVTPEVTAVVDRVTDIVKTGDLNRFFGGDLSAGTYMNGFFPVMMFGLPGAAFAMYLAAPKEKRTEVGGILFSVAFCAFLTGITEPLEFLFVFLAPALYAIHAVFTGLSLVIANMFGTLDGFGFSAGLLDFALNWGLATKPFTLLLIGIAFFFLYFFTFSFAIRFFNLKSPGREEDPSAAPSPADKGHVPATDNGILAKQYLKALGGHANLANIDACITRLRLTVNDTSVIDEKTLKHLGAMGVVKLGENNLQVILGPLAEIIAGEMNTISPDEDLSDVTLP from the coding sequence GTGAATATACTTGGATATGCACAAAAGCTCGGGAAGGCATTGATGCTGCCTATCGCGACTTTGCCTGTTGCGGCTTTATTACTTCGGCTTGGTCAAGGTGATTTGCTCGACATTCCTTTCATGGCGAACGCTGGTGGCGCCATTTTTGATCACCTTCCACTTTTATTTGGGCTCGGTATTGCCGTTGGTTTATCGGTAGATGGTGCTGGCGCTGCGGGTATTGCGGGCGCTGTTGCCTACTTTGTGGTAACGGCTACGGCAAAAACGATAGACGACTCTATCAATATGTCATTCTTCGGCGGTATATTCGCGGGGATCATTGCGGGCCACTCTTACAACGCTTTTTATAAAACATCTTTACCGCAATGGTTAGCGTTTTTCGCTGGTAAGCGCCTGGTGCCTATTATGGCGGGACTGTTCTCTTTAATTGCTGGTGCAATTTTAGGTGTGATTTGGCCTCCTATCCAAGGTGGCTTGGATGCATTAGCTCATGCTATTTCCTCATCGGGCTCTATTGGTCAATTTGCTTATGGGGTGTTAAATCGTGCACTGATTCCAGTTGGTTTACACCATGTTCTTAATTCATACTTTTGGTTTGGTATGGGGTCATGTCAAGAAGTGGTTGTGCATGGTGCGCATGCCGCAGCGAAAGCATTACCTTCATTGACCAAACTGTGTGTTGATCCAAGTATCGCGAAATCTTTGGTTGTTGGCGATATGCACACATTCCAATTTAAAAATGTAGTGACACCTGAAGTAACCGCTGTTGTTGACCGGGTGACAGACATTGTAAAAACCGGGGATCTAAATCGCTTCTTTGGTGGAGATTTAAGTGCTGGTACTTACATGAATGGTTTCTTCCCTGTGATGATGTTTGGTTTGCCTGGCGCTGCATTTGCGATGTACCTAGCCGCGCCAAAAGAAAAACGTACGGAAGTGGGGGGCATATTATTTTCTGTTGCGTTCTGTGCTTTTCTAACCGGTATCACTGAACCATTGGAATTCCTATTCGTATTTTTAGCACCGGCTCTTTATGCGATCCATGCTGTCTTTACGGGGTTATCTTTAGTCATTGCTAATATGTTTGGTACGCTAGACGGTTTTGGTTTCTCTGCCGGCTTACTTGATTTCGCTCTGAACTGGGGACTAGCAACCAAACCATTTACTTTATTGCTGATTGGTATTGCTTTCTTCTTCTTGTATTTCTTTACGTTCAGCTTCGCGATTCGCTTCTTTAATTTGAAATCACCTGGTCGAGAGGAAGATCCGTCAGCAGCACCATCTCCCGCAGATAAAGGTCACGTTCCTGCTACAGACAATGGCATACTTGCCAAGCAGTATTTAAAGGCATTAGGTGGTCACGCTAACTTAGCAAATATTGATGCATGTATTACACGGTTACGTTTAACGGTGAATGATACTTCAGTGATTGATGAAAAAACGTTGAAACATCTTGGTGCCATGGGCGTAGTCAAATTAGGCGAAAATAACTTGCAGGTTATTCTGGGGCCGTTGGCAGAAATTATCGCTGGAGAGATGAACACGATCTCGCCAGATGAAGACTTATCCGATGTGACATTGCCATAA
- the glnS gene encoding glutamine--tRNA ligase — MSEAEARPSNFIRQIIDKDLADGKHTSVHTRFPPEPNGYLHIGHAKSICLNFGIAQDYQGQCNLRFDDTNPEKEDLEYVESIKKDVGWLGFQWSGDIHYSSDYFDKLYEYAIELINKGLAYVEELSPEQIREYRGTLTAPGKHSPYRDRSVEENLALFEKMRAGGFAEGTACLRAKIDMSSSFMVLRDPVIYRVRFATHHQTGDKWCIYPMYDFTHCISDALEGITHSLCTLEFQDNRRLYDWVLDHIDIDCHPRQYEFSRLNLEYTVMSKRKLNQLVTEKLVQGWDDPRMPTISGLRRRGFTAASIREFCKRIGVTKQDNMIEFSSLESCIRDDLNENAPRAMAVLDPVKIVIENYDADKVEVLNLPNHPNKPEMGEREVPFTREVWIEREDFREEANKKYKRLVLGKEVRLRGAYVIKAERIEKDDAGNITTIYCTYDSETLGANPSDGRKVKGVIHWVSVGEGVPAEFRLYDRLFTVPNPGAADDFAATINPESLVKQQGFVEPSLVSAEAEFGYQFERIGYFCADNKDSKPEALIFNRTVGLRDTWAKIEAK, encoded by the coding sequence ATGAGTGAAGCTGAGGCTCGTCCATCGAACTTCATTCGCCAAATCATCGATAAAGATTTAGCGGATGGTAAACACACTAGCGTGCATACTCGTTTCCCACCGGAACCAAACGGTTATCTACACATTGGGCACGCAAAATCTATCTGTTTGAACTTTGGTATTGCTCAGGACTATCAGGGACAGTGTAACTTACGTTTTGATGACACTAACCCAGAGAAAGAAGATCTCGAATACGTTGAGTCGATTAAGAAAGATGTAGGCTGGTTAGGCTTTCAATGGTCAGGGGATATCCATTATTCTTCTGATTACTTTGATAAGCTATACGAATATGCAATCGAACTGATTAACAAAGGCTTAGCGTATGTCGAAGAGCTAAGTCCTGAGCAGATTCGTGAATACCGCGGCACATTGACTGCACCGGGTAAACACAGTCCATACCGTGACCGCAGTGTGGAAGAAAACCTAGCATTGTTTGAAAAAATGCGTGCTGGTGGTTTTGCTGAAGGTACGGCATGTCTACGTGCAAAAATTGATATGTCTTCATCATTTATGGTGTTGCGCGATCCTGTTATCTATCGTGTGCGCTTCGCAACTCACCATCAAACTGGTGATAAATGGTGCATTTATCCAATGTACGACTTCACGCACTGTATTTCTGATGCGTTAGAAGGGATTACTCATTCATTATGTACGCTTGAATTCCAAGACAACCGTCGTTTGTACGACTGGGTATTGGACCACATCGATATTGATTGTCACCCTCGTCAATACGAATTCAGTCGTCTGAATCTTGAATACACGGTAATGTCTAAGCGTAAGCTAAACCAACTTGTAACCGAAAAATTGGTTCAAGGTTGGGATGACCCTCGTATGCCGACTATTTCAGGTCTGCGTCGCCGTGGTTTTACTGCTGCATCTATTCGTGAATTCTGTAAACGTATTGGTGTGACTAAACAAGACAATATGATTGAATTCAGTTCACTTGAGTCTTGTATTCGTGACGATTTAAATGAAAATGCACCTCGTGCAATGGCCGTACTAGATCCTGTTAAAATTGTGATCGAAAACTACGACGCCGATAAAGTAGAAGTATTAAACCTGCCGAATCATCCAAACAAGCCTGAAATGGGCGAACGTGAGGTTCCGTTTACTCGTGAAGTTTGGATCGAGCGTGAAGATTTCCGTGAAGAAGCAAACAAGAAGTACAAGCGTTTGGTTCTTGGTAAAGAAGTTCGTCTTCGTGGTGCTTATGTGATTAAAGCTGAACGCATTGAAAAAGACGACGCTGGAAATATTACGACTATCTACTGTACTTACGATTCAGAAACATTAGGCGCGAATCCATCTGATGGCCGTAAGGTTAAAGGCGTTATTCACTGGGTATCTGTCGGTGAAGGTGTACCGGCAGAATTCCGTTTATACGACCGCTTGTTTACAGTGCCAAATCCAGGTGCTGCCGATGACTTTGCTGCGACCATCAATCCCGAATCATTAGTGAAACAGCAGGGCTTTGTTGAACCAAGCCTGGTATCTGCTGAAGCTGAATTTGGTTACCAATTTGAACGTATTGGTTATTTCTGCGCTGATAACAAAGATTCTAAGCCAGAGGCTTTAATCTTTAACCGTACTGTTGGCCTGCGTGATACTTGGGCCAAGATTGAAGCAAAATAA
- the nagA gene encoding N-acetylglucosamine-6-phosphate deacetylase, with protein MKYALTNGIVYTGQDRLEGYAVIINNDVITNIVPEQQLPEDVQTIDLEGAIVSPGFIDLQLNGCGGVMFNDDISESALDIMHKANLKSGCTSFLPTFITSPDEDMRQAVETTRRYMSAKPNQVLGLHMEGPYLNPEKKGIHNIDYVRSSNQEMVDYLCKNSDVIAQVTMAPEVNDHQHITQLANANIVVSLGHTNCTYQQAREGFASGMTFATHLFNAMSSIVGREPGAVGAVYDSPDVYTGIIADGFHVDFANIRIAKKIKQDKLILVTDATAPAGAEMDYFIFVGKKVYYRDGKCVDEHGTLGGSALTMMKAIENAVEHVGIALDEALRMATLYPARAIGLDHKLGQIKPGMVANLAIFDRDFTVKATIVNGQYEQN; from the coding sequence ATGAAGTACGCACTTACCAACGGCATTGTTTATACCGGGCAAGATAGATTAGAAGGTTATGCAGTGATTATAAACAACGATGTGATCACTAATATTGTACCTGAACAACAACTACCTGAAGATGTCCAAACAATTGATCTTGAAGGTGCTATTGTTTCCCCTGGCTTCATCGATTTACAGCTTAATGGTTGTGGCGGGGTCATGTTTAACGATGATATCTCTGAAAGTGCTCTCGATATCATGCATAAAGCGAATCTGAAATCTGGATGTACCAGCTTTTTACCCACCTTCATCACTTCTCCTGATGAGGATATGCGTCAAGCGGTTGAAACCACACGCCGTTATATGTCAGCGAAGCCGAATCAAGTATTAGGCCTGCATATGGAAGGACCTTACCTAAACCCAGAAAAGAAAGGCATCCACAATATTGATTATGTTCGTTCATCGAATCAAGAAATGGTGGATTACCTATGCAAAAACAGTGATGTTATTGCACAAGTAACCATGGCTCCAGAAGTGAACGATCACCAACATATCACTCAGTTAGCCAACGCCAATATTGTGGTTTCCCTTGGTCATACCAACTGCACTTACCAACAAGCACGTGAAGGTTTTGCGTCCGGTATGACATTTGCGACTCACTTATTTAACGCGATGTCTTCAATTGTTGGCCGTGAACCTGGCGCTGTCGGCGCGGTTTATGACTCACCAGATGTCTACACTGGCATTATTGCTGATGGCTTTCACGTCGACTTTGCCAACATCCGTATTGCAAAAAAAATCAAGCAAGACAAGTTGATATTAGTGACCGATGCCACAGCTCCTGCAGGCGCTGAAATGGATTACTTTATTTTTGTGGGCAAAAAAGTATATTACCGAGATGGTAAGTGTGTTGATGAACATGGCACACTTGGCGGCTCTGCGTTAACGATGATGAAAGCCATTGAAAATGCAGTAGAGCATGTAGGTATCGCTTTAGACGAAGCGCTCAGAATGGCCACACTTTATCCAGCTAGAGCCATTGGCTTAGATCACAAGCTTGGCCAAATTAAACCTGGCATGGTGGCAAATCTAGCGATTTTCGATCGAGACTTCACAGTCAAAGCGACAATTGTTAATGGACAATACGAGCAGAACTAG
- the nagC gene encoding DNA-binding transcriptional regulator NagC encodes MNGGQIGNVDLVKQLNSAAVYRLIDQHGPISRIQVADVSQLAPASVTKITRQLLERGLIKEVAQQASTGGRRAISLKTEVTLFHSIAVRLGRDYIEIGLYDLSGKQLSSLSQDFPYTDQFQLVEGLIQFIEFFISQQQTQIKQLIAIGVALPGLVNPESGVVEYMPHVDIDTMTIGDTIKNHFHVECFVGNDVRGMALAEHYFGTSQDCQDSILISVHRGTGAGIIVNGQVFLGHNRNVGEIGHIQVDPLGERCQCGNFGCLETIATNPAILAHIKHLLAQGYPSSLTQEETITIEAVCEHAKQGDTLAMESLTRVGNYIGKAVAITVNLFNPQKIIIAGQITQASSVLFPAIERNVLTQSLGAFNANLPIVASQLDHQPTLSAFALIKRAMLNGELLQKLLEEETI; translated from the coding sequence ATGAATGGCGGACAAATAGGCAACGTAGATCTGGTAAAACAATTAAATAGCGCGGCGGTATATCGCTTAATCGATCAACATGGGCCTATTTCTCGAATTCAAGTAGCAGACGTAAGTCAATTAGCCCCTGCCAGCGTCACTAAGATTACTCGCCAGCTATTAGAGCGCGGTCTAATCAAAGAAGTGGCGCAGCAAGCGTCAACGGGTGGACGCAGAGCGATTTCTTTGAAAACAGAAGTCACTCTTTTCCACTCTATCGCGGTTAGACTTGGTCGTGATTATATTGAGATTGGTTTATACGATCTCAGTGGCAAGCAGCTATCCAGTCTGAGTCAAGACTTTCCCTATACCGACCAATTCCAACTGGTAGAGGGCCTTATCCAATTCATTGAGTTTTTTATTAGCCAACAACAAACTCAGATCAAACAGCTTATTGCAATTGGGGTTGCATTACCCGGGCTAGTGAACCCAGAAAGTGGCGTTGTTGAATATATGCCCCATGTTGATATCGATACCATGACCATCGGAGATACCATTAAAAATCACTTTCACGTTGAGTGTTTCGTGGGTAATGACGTCCGGGGAATGGCTCTAGCTGAGCACTATTTTGGTACCAGTCAAGACTGTCAAGATTCGATATTAATTAGCGTTCATCGCGGCACAGGTGCAGGTATCATTGTTAATGGGCAAGTATTTCTTGGCCATAACCGGAATGTGGGTGAAATTGGTCATATCCAAGTGGATCCGCTTGGTGAACGTTGCCAATGTGGGAACTTTGGCTGCCTTGAGACCATAGCAACTAACCCAGCCATTCTTGCCCATATTAAACATTTACTGGCTCAAGGGTATCCTTCGTCACTTACGCAAGAAGAGACCATTACCATTGAAGCCGTCTGTGAGCATGCCAAGCAAGGTGATACGTTAGCAATGGAGTCACTAACGCGTGTTGGCAATTACATAGGGAAAGCCGTGGCAATTACAGTCAACTTATTTAACCCGCAAAAAATAATTATTGCAGGGCAAATAACTCAAGCCTCTTCGGTTCTTTTCCCAGCGATCGAGCGCAATGTTCTTACCCAATCACTAGGTGCTTTTAATGCCAACCTACCAATAGTCGCATCCCAGCTAGACCATCAACCAACATTGAGCGCATTTGCCCTAATCAAACGAGCGATGTTAAACGGCGAACTGCTGCAAAAATTGCTTGAAGAAGAGACGATCTAA
- the asnB gene encoding asparagine synthase B, with translation MCSIFGILDIKSDAAPLRPVALEMSKKLRHRGPDWSGIYASDHAILAHERLAIVGLNSGAQPIYSPDRKLILAVNGEIYNHKEIRARYADTYDFQTESDCEVILALYRDKGADLLEELNGIFAFVLYDEEKDEFLVGRDHIGIIPLYQGHDEHGNYYVASEMKALTPVCKSISEFPPGSFYRSGDKEPLRYYERDWFEYDNVKDNVTSKEELTEALEAAVKRQLMTDVPYGVLLSGGLDSSITSAVAKRFAAMRIEDDEKSAAWWPQLHSFAIGLEGAPDLKAAREVADQIGTVHHEMTYTIQEGLDAIRDVIYHIETYDVTTIRASTPMFLMGRKIKAMGIKMVLSGEGADEIFGGYLYFHKAPNAKEFHEETVRKLLALNLFDCARANKSLAAWGVEGRVPFLDKEFIDVAMRLNPKDKMCGNGKMEKHILRECFEHYLPESIAWRQKEQFSDGVGYNWIDTLKEKAAEKISDQQMETAQYRFPYNTPTTKEGYLYREIFEELFPLESAAHCVPGGPSVACSSAKAIEWDESFKNNLDPSGRAVKNVHQEAY, from the coding sequence ATGTGTTCTATCTTTGGCATTCTAGACATTAAAAGTGACGCAGCTCCATTGCGCCCTGTCGCGTTAGAAATGTCTAAAAAACTTCGTCACCGTGGACCAGATTGGTCAGGTATTTATGCATCAGATCACGCTATACTCGCTCATGAGCGTTTAGCGATCGTGGGCTTAAATAGCGGAGCTCAACCTATTTACAGTCCTGATAGAAAACTGATCCTTGCCGTGAATGGGGAAATTTATAACCACAAAGAAATCCGTGCTCGCTATGCAGATACGTATGATTTTCAGACGGAATCAGACTGTGAAGTCATCTTGGCTCTTTACCGTGATAAAGGGGCGGATCTACTTGAGGAGCTTAACGGTATCTTTGCTTTTGTTCTTTATGATGAAGAAAAAGATGAGTTTCTTGTTGGTCGCGATCATATTGGCATTATTCCTCTATACCAAGGCCATGACGAGCATGGTAACTACTATGTAGCTTCAGAAATGAAAGCACTGACTCCAGTTTGTAAATCTATTAGTGAGTTTCCTCCAGGTTCATTTTATCGTTCAGGCGATAAAGAACCACTACGCTACTATGAACGCGACTGGTTTGAATATGACAATGTGAAAGACAATGTCACTTCAAAAGAAGAGTTAACTGAAGCTCTTGAAGCAGCGGTAAAACGTCAATTAATGACCGATGTACCATACGGTGTCTTACTTTCAGGCGGTTTGGATTCTTCAATCACATCTGCCGTTGCAAAACGTTTTGCTGCAATGCGCATTGAAGATGATGAAAAATCAGCAGCGTGGTGGCCACAACTGCACTCATTTGCAATCGGCCTTGAAGGCGCTCCGGATCTTAAAGCCGCACGCGAAGTTGCCGATCAAATCGGTACCGTGCACCACGAAATGACGTATACCATTCAAGAAGGCCTTGATGCGATTCGTGATGTGATTTATCACATCGAAACTTATGATGTCACTACCATTCGTGCATCAACTCCTATGTTCTTAATGGGTCGTAAGATCAAGGCAATGGGGATAAAAATGGTATTGTCAGGTGAAGGTGCAGACGAAATATTTGGGGGGTACTTATACTTCCACAAAGCGCCAAACGCTAAAGAATTCCATGAAGAAACAGTACGTAAGCTACTCGCACTGAACTTATTCGATTGCGCTCGTGCCAACAAATCTCTGGCAGCATGGGGAGTTGAAGGACGCGTACCTTTCTTAGATAAAGAGTTTATTGATGTAGCGATGCGCTTAAACCCTAAAGATAAGATGTGTGGTAACGGTAAAATGGAAAAACACATTCTGCGTGAATGTTTCGAACATTACCTACCAGAATCCATTGCATGGCGCCAAAAAGAACAATTCTCTGATGGCGTGGGCTACAACTGGATTGATACTCTGAAAGAAAAAGCAGCAGAGAAAATTTCAGATCAACAAATGGAAACTGCTCAATACCGTTTCCCTTACAACACGCCAACCACTAAAGAAGGCTACTTGTATCGTGAAATTTTTGAAGAGCTTTTCCCTCTAGAATCAGCAGCGCATTGTGTACCTGGTGGCCCATCGGTTGCTTGTTCTTCAGCGAAAGCCATCGAGTGGGATGAATCGTTCAAAAACAACCTCGACCCATCAGGCCGTGCTGTCAAAAACGTTCACCAAGAAGCTTACTAA
- a CDS encoding cation:proton antiporter family protein: protein MDLIFISCAFLAGFVALKCHLPPLVGFLVTGFILHYFGYESNQMITTLADLGVTLLLFSIGLKLDIKTLLAKEVWAGATLHNLLCTLMFAAALLALQYLGLHSLSGLGIPQLLIIGFALSFSSTVFAVKSLQEKGEMNAIYGTLAIGILVMQDIFAVIFLSASTGKLPHWYAVALFLLPFIRPVFYKLLDWVGHGEMLVLFGIFFALVMGAGLFQIVGLKPDLGAIILGMLLSDHSKASELSKSLFNLKELFLVCFFLNIGLSAQPTLTGLLLALVLIVLLPLKGVLYFWVLNRFHFRVRTTLLASLSLFNYSEFGLIVGGLAYHQGWLPGDILVTIAIAVPISFIVAAPIGKKGHELYRRASHWLKPQLAETLNPKDKLINPGNAQVLILGMGRIGTGAYDELYSRHGNICLGIELKEESVAQQREEGRNVINGDATDPDFWERILDKDRVKLILLAMPHNQGNKVALDLLQQNNFNGQIAAIAEYNDQKEDMLNSGAHAAFNIYSEAGTGFARHVCQQLKPKFEPSSTK from the coding sequence ATGGATCTTATATTTATTTCCTGTGCCTTTTTAGCCGGTTTTGTGGCCCTAAAGTGCCACTTACCTCCTCTAGTCGGCTTTTTAGTTACCGGATTTATCCTTCATTATTTTGGTTATGAATCGAACCAAATGATTACTACTCTGGCAGATTTAGGGGTAACGTTACTACTCTTCTCTATAGGCCTAAAGCTGGATATTAAAACCCTGCTAGCCAAAGAAGTATGGGCAGGGGCCACATTACATAACCTCTTGTGCACCTTAATGTTTGCGGCTGCTCTTTTAGCTCTGCAGTATTTGGGGTTGCACAGTTTGTCTGGCTTGGGAATCCCTCAACTGCTTATTATTGGCTTTGCCCTATCCTTTTCCAGCACTGTATTCGCGGTAAAATCATTACAGGAAAAAGGCGAAATGAATGCCATCTACGGCACTCTCGCAATTGGTATTTTGGTAATGCAAGATATCTTTGCGGTCATATTCCTTTCTGCATCGACCGGGAAACTACCACACTGGTATGCAGTTGCGTTGTTTTTATTACCTTTTATTCGCCCAGTGTTTTACAAGCTTTTAGATTGGGTTGGGCACGGAGAAATGTTGGTTTTATTTGGCATTTTCTTTGCGCTCGTCATGGGCGCAGGGCTATTCCAAATTGTCGGTTTAAAGCCAGATTTAGGTGCCATTATTTTAGGTATGCTGTTATCTGATCACAGTAAGGCTTCTGAGTTATCTAAGTCACTCTTCAATTTAAAAGAGCTTTTTTTAGTCTGCTTTTTCCTAAACATCGGTTTATCAGCCCAACCAACACTAACCGGATTGTTGTTAGCGCTTGTGCTTATTGTGCTTTTGCCGCTGAAAGGCGTGCTCTATTTTTGGGTATTAAATCGATTCCACTTTAGAGTCAGAACGACATTGCTCGCTTCATTAAGTTTATTTAATTACAGTGAGTTCGGGCTGATTGTGGGTGGCTTAGCCTATCATCAGGGTTGGTTACCTGGAGACATATTAGTCACCATCGCTATTGCGGTACCTATTTCCTTTATTGTCGCCGCTCCGATTGGTAAAAAAGGTCATGAGTTGTACAGAAGAGCATCTCATTGGTTAAAACCACAACTTGCGGAAACACTCAATCCGAAAGACAAACTCATTAACCCGGGTAATGCACAAGTGCTCATCTTAGGGATGGGCCGTATTGGAACAGGTGCTTATGATGAACTCTATTCAAGGCACGGTAATATTTGTCTGGGTATTGAACTCAAGGAAGAATCGGTTGCTCAACAACGAGAAGAAGGGAGAAATGTCATTAATGGTGATGCAACTGACCCAGATTTTTGGGAACGCATACTCGATAAAGATAGAGTAAAGCTTATTTTACTTGCTATGCCGCATAATCAAGGTAATAAAGTGGCTTTAGATCTTTTGCAGCAAAACAACTTTAATGGGCAGATTGCCGCGATTGCAGAATATAACGACCAAAAAGAAGATATGCTTAATAGCGGTGCTCATGCGGCTTTCAACATCTACAGTGAAGCCGGAACAGGGTTCGCTCGTCATGTTTGCCAACAACTTAAACCTAAATTCGAACCTTCCAGTACTAAATAA
- the rfaH gene encoding transcription/translation regulatory transformer protein RfaH, with protein MKRWYLLYCKRGEQPRAKLHLENQGVECYYPEVVVEKIVRNKRQEVTEPLFPSYVFVNFDYEVGPSFTSVRSTRGVVDFIRFGPLPKEINSTLISELKMLEQNDLHVQNTLPEKGQILEITGGQFAGIDAIYQEPDGETRSILLVKMINQNVEISVDNKNLAMGG; from the coding sequence ATGAAACGTTGGTACTTATTATATTGTAAGCGGGGTGAGCAGCCGCGCGCGAAGCTTCATCTGGAAAACCAAGGGGTAGAATGTTACTACCCAGAAGTCGTGGTTGAAAAGATAGTGCGCAATAAGCGTCAAGAAGTCACTGAACCTTTATTTCCATCATATGTGTTCGTCAATTTTGATTATGAAGTAGGCCCTAGTTTTACTTCAGTGCGTTCAACTCGAGGCGTTGTCGATTTTATTCGGTTTGGTCCTTTACCCAAAGAAATTAATTCAACATTAATTTCAGAGTTAAAGATGCTCGAACAGAATGATCTTCACGTTCAGAATACATTACCAGAGAAAGGGCAGATACTCGAAATTACAGGCGGTCAATTTGCGGGTATTGATGCTATTTATCAAGAGCCTGATGGGGAAACTCGATCAATTTTACTGGTTAAAATGATTAACCAAAATGTAGAGATCAGTGTCGATAATAAAAATCTCGCAATGGGCGGTTAA